The Vitis riparia cultivar Riparia Gloire de Montpellier isolate 1030 chromosome 10, EGFV_Vit.rip_1.0, whole genome shotgun sequence genome includes a region encoding these proteins:
- the LOC117923848 gene encoding squamosa promoter-binding protein 1 isoform X1: MEMSKAQGKRTLMEEEEEDDEDAVGLGFGEDEKKKKAVTLTNKKGSGGAGSTPPCCQVDNCTADMSDAKRYHKRHRVCEHHAKAPVILIAGIQQRFCQQCSRLGNPNFPKHFWFHLLSEFDETKRSCRRRLAGHNERRRKSSSESHGEGSS; the protein is encoded by the exons ATGGAAATGAGCAAGGCTCAAGGTAAGAGAACCTtgatggaggaggaggaagaggatGATGAAGATGCTGTTGGGTTAGGGTTTGGAGAGgatgagaagaagaagaaagcagTGACCCTCACCAACAAGAAAGGATCTGGGGGAGCGGGGTCAACGCCGCCTTGTTGTCAGGTGGATAACTGCACCGCTGACATGTCCGATGCCAAAAGATACCACAAGCGGCACAGGGTGTGTGAACATCATGCCAAGGCTCCGGTCATTCTCATTGCCGGAATCCAGCAGAGGTTCTGTCAGCAATGCAGCAGGTTAGGAAACCCTAATTTTCCAAAACATTTCTG GTTCCATTTGCTGTCAGAGTTTGACGAGACTAAAAGAAGTTGCCGCAGGCGCTTGGCCGGACACAACGAGCGGCGCCGCAAAAGCTCGTCTGAATCTCATGGAGAAGGCTCCAGCTGA
- the LOC117923848 gene encoding squamosa promoter-binding protein 1 isoform X3, with product MEMSKAQGKRTLMEEEEEDDEDAVGLGFGEDEKKKKAVTLTNKKGSGGAGSTPPCCQVDNCTADMSDAKRYHKRHRVCEHHAKAPVILIAGIQQRFCQQCSRFHLLSEFDETKRSCRRRLAGHNERRRKSSSESHGEGSS from the exons ATGGAAATGAGCAAGGCTCAAGGTAAGAGAACCTtgatggaggaggaggaagaggatGATGAAGATGCTGTTGGGTTAGGGTTTGGAGAGgatgagaagaagaagaaagcagTGACCCTCACCAACAAGAAAGGATCTGGGGGAGCGGGGTCAACGCCGCCTTGTTGTCAGGTGGATAACTGCACCGCTGACATGTCCGATGCCAAAAGATACCACAAGCGGCACAGGGTGTGTGAACATCATGCCAAGGCTCCGGTCATTCTCATTGCCGGAATCCAGCAGAGGTTCTGTCAGCAATGCAGCAG GTTCCATTTGCTGTCAGAGTTTGACGAGACTAAAAGAAGTTGCCGCAGGCGCTTGGCCGGACACAACGAGCGGCGCCGCAAAAGCTCGTCTGAATCTCATGGAGAAGGCTCCAGCTGA
- the LOC117923848 gene encoding squamosa promoter-binding protein 1 isoform X4: protein MEMSKAQGKRTLMEEEEEDDEDAVGLGFGEDEKKKKAVTLTNKKGSGGAGSTPPCCQVDNCTADMSDAKRYHKRHRVCEHHAKAPVILIAGIQQRFCQQCSSGRTKSFPPSLHLRSYLFTMVALQVPFAVRV, encoded by the exons ATGGAAATGAGCAAGGCTCAAGGTAAGAGAACCTtgatggaggaggaggaagaggatGATGAAGATGCTGTTGGGTTAGGGTTTGGAGAGgatgagaagaagaagaaagcagTGACCCTCACCAACAAGAAAGGATCTGGGGGAGCGGGGTCAACGCCGCCTTGTTGTCAGGTGGATAACTGCACCGCTGACATGTCCGATGCCAAAAGATACCACAAGCGGCACAGGGTGTGTGAACATCATGCCAAGGCTCCGGTCATTCTCATTGCCGGAATCCAGCAGAGGTTCTGTCAGCAATGCAGCAG TGGAAGAACGAAGTCATTTCCTCCTTCACTTCACCTCCGTTCATATCTCTTCACAATGGTGGCTCTGCAGGTTCCATTTGCTGTCAGAGTTTGA
- the LOC117923848 gene encoding squamosa promoter-binding protein 1 isoform X2, translating to MEMSKAQGKRTLMEEEEEDDEDAVGLGFGEDEKKKKAVTLTNKKGSGGAGSTPPCCQVDNCTADMSDAKRYHKRHRVCEHHAKAPVILIAGIQQRFCQQCSRLGNPNFPKHFCGRTKSFPPSLHLRSYLFTMVALQVPFAVRV from the exons ATGGAAATGAGCAAGGCTCAAGGTAAGAGAACCTtgatggaggaggaggaagaggatGATGAAGATGCTGTTGGGTTAGGGTTTGGAGAGgatgagaagaagaagaaagcagTGACCCTCACCAACAAGAAAGGATCTGGGGGAGCGGGGTCAACGCCGCCTTGTTGTCAGGTGGATAACTGCACCGCTGACATGTCCGATGCCAAAAGATACCACAAGCGGCACAGGGTGTGTGAACATCATGCCAAGGCTCCGGTCATTCTCATTGCCGGAATCCAGCAGAGGTTCTGTCAGCAATGCAGCAGGTTAGGAAACCCTAATTTTCCAAAACATTTCTG TGGAAGAACGAAGTCATTTCCTCCTTCACTTCACCTCCGTTCATATCTCTTCACAATGGTGGCTCTGCAGGTTCCATTTGCTGTCAGAGTTTGA